A single Anatilimnocola floriformis DNA region contains:
- a CDS encoding error-prone DNA polymerase has translation MPEQHDHKRTIQLPATKPAGRQYAELHCKTNYSFLEGASHPDELVIRAAELGYAALAITDRNSLAGVVRAHAAAKEVGLKLLIGAEITPTDAGAAVLLATDRRAYGRLSRLITVGRRKAPKGACQLTFDDVAAHAEGLLVGVINPDANLNQYREAFGERCHLLAELHLGNRDEKKLEHAIRRAKAARVPLVAAGGVRFHDPSRRPLADVLTATRAGCTVAAAGDLLLPNAERHLKSSQELAELFARVPDALQRTVEIADRCNFSLSELRYEYPEELAPAGESLPGYLARLTWEGAGRRYSAGIPDKVRDQVEHELRIIGQLQYEAYFLTVWDLVRFARSRGILCQGRGSAANSAVCYCLGVTEVDPARMNTLFERFISVERNEAPDIDIDFEHERREEVLQYLYEKYGRERAGIVAEVITYRPKSAVRDVGKALGLSLDTVDRLAQLLDSYHAEKTEERLQQGGLAADSLVGRQVRELAGQLIGFPRHLGQHVGGMVMTQGPLCELVPIENAAMADRTVIEWDKDDLDELAILKVDCLSLGMLTAIRKSFELIKQHTGSELTLADIPEGDQPTYDMIARADTMGVFQIESRAQMSMLPRLKPKCFYDLVIEVAIVRPGPIQGNMVHPYLRRRETKEEVTYPNAEIGEVLKNTLGVPLFQEQAMTLAVVAAGFTPGEADQLRRAMAGWRRPGVISDFRKKLIDGMLERGLTAEFAECVFNQIKGFGEYGFPESHAASFALLAYASSWIKCHHPAAFCAALLNSQPMGFYAPAQLVRNAQEHGVVVLPQDVNHSDWDCTLESGAVRLGLRLISGLSHAQGTRIKEARPFCSVVDFAHRTALGKPVIQRLATADAFQSLTMSRRQALWQSLAQDQKQMPLLAGMEDDDALPGTLPMMSGLEEVLADYRTKGLSLRAHPLSFFRERLDELQITPSSQLAHTPDGQFVRVAGLVLVRQRPSTAKGITFVTLEDETGVANLIVRVDIWEQYYQVARTAKALIAAGRLQNQKGVIHVLVTNMENLTGRLGGMKSQSRDFH, from the coding sequence ATGCCTGAGCAGCACGATCACAAACGAACGATTCAGCTCCCGGCAACCAAGCCCGCCGGTCGGCAGTATGCAGAGCTCCATTGCAAAACGAATTATTCGTTCTTGGAGGGAGCATCGCACCCCGACGAACTCGTGATTCGCGCCGCCGAGTTGGGTTACGCGGCGCTGGCCATCACCGACCGCAACAGCCTGGCGGGGGTCGTTCGTGCGCATGCGGCAGCCAAAGAAGTCGGACTTAAACTTTTGATTGGCGCGGAAATCACTCCCACCGACGCCGGTGCTGCAGTGTTGCTGGCCACCGATCGTCGCGCCTATGGCCGGCTATCGCGTCTGATCACCGTGGGCCGTCGAAAGGCGCCGAAGGGGGCATGCCAACTTACTTTCGACGATGTCGCTGCTCATGCCGAGGGACTATTGGTTGGTGTGATCAATCCGGATGCGAACCTCAACCAATATCGAGAAGCATTTGGCGAGCGCTGTCATCTGCTCGCCGAACTGCATTTGGGGAACCGTGATGAAAAGAAACTGGAACACGCCATTCGCCGCGCGAAAGCGGCCCGCGTGCCACTCGTCGCTGCCGGCGGCGTGCGTTTTCACGATCCAAGTCGTCGTCCGTTGGCTGATGTGCTGACGGCCACTCGCGCGGGCTGCACCGTCGCTGCGGCGGGCGACCTGCTGCTGCCCAACGCCGAGCGGCATTTGAAATCGTCGCAGGAGTTGGCCGAACTCTTTGCGCGCGTGCCGGACGCACTGCAGCGCACCGTCGAGATTGCCGATCGCTGCAACTTCTCGCTCAGTGAATTGCGGTACGAATATCCCGAAGAACTGGCTCCAGCCGGCGAGTCGCTTCCTGGCTATCTGGCTCGGTTGACCTGGGAAGGAGCAGGCCGGCGTTACTCAGCCGGCATTCCCGACAAAGTACGCGATCAGGTCGAACATGAGCTGCGGATTATCGGCCAGCTTCAATACGAAGCCTACTTTCTCACCGTGTGGGATCTGGTCCGCTTCGCGCGCTCGCGTGGCATCCTGTGCCAGGGACGCGGCTCGGCGGCGAACTCGGCTGTCTGCTATTGCCTGGGTGTGACTGAAGTTGATCCCGCGCGCATGAACACGCTGTTCGAGCGGTTCATCAGCGTCGAGCGCAACGAAGCGCCCGATATCGACATCGATTTCGAGCACGAGCGGCGCGAAGAAGTGCTGCAGTATCTGTATGAAAAATACGGTCGTGAGCGGGCCGGCATCGTGGCAGAAGTCATCACCTATCGGCCGAAGTCGGCTGTTCGCGACGTGGGCAAAGCGCTCGGCTTGTCGCTCGATACGGTCGATCGGCTGGCCCAATTGCTCGATAGTTACCACGCCGAAAAAACAGAAGAGCGACTGCAGCAAGGAGGGCTCGCGGCGGATTCACTCGTCGGCAGGCAAGTGCGCGAGCTAGCGGGACAGCTCATCGGATTTCCACGGCATCTCGGTCAGCATGTGGGCGGGATGGTGATGACGCAGGGGCCACTGTGCGAACTCGTGCCGATCGAGAACGCAGCAATGGCAGATCGCACGGTCATCGAGTGGGACAAGGACGATCTCGACGAGTTGGCGATTCTCAAGGTGGACTGCCTCTCACTCGGCATGTTGACCGCAATTCGCAAGTCATTCGAGTTGATCAAGCAGCACACGGGCAGCGAACTCACGCTCGCCGACATCCCTGAAGGGGATCAGCCCACTTACGACATGATCGCGCGGGCCGACACGATGGGCGTGTTTCAAATCGAGAGCCGCGCGCAGATGAGCATGCTGCCGCGGTTGAAGCCGAAGTGCTTTTATGACCTGGTGATTGAAGTCGCCATCGTTCGCCCTGGGCCGATCCAGGGAAATATGGTGCATCCGTATCTGCGCCGCCGCGAGACTAAAGAGGAGGTGACGTATCCCAATGCCGAGATCGGCGAGGTGCTGAAGAACACCCTAGGTGTGCCGCTATTTCAAGAGCAAGCGATGACGCTGGCCGTGGTTGCTGCGGGCTTCACGCCTGGCGAAGCCGATCAATTGCGACGGGCCATGGCCGGTTGGCGACGGCCTGGTGTGATTAGCGATTTTCGCAAAAAGCTGATCGACGGCATGCTCGAGAGAGGCCTGACCGCCGAGTTTGCCGAGTGCGTATTCAATCAGATCAAAGGTTTCGGCGAGTATGGTTTTCCTGAGTCGCACGCGGCCTCGTTCGCTCTGCTTGCCTATGCGTCGTCCTGGATTAAATGTCATCATCCTGCGGCCTTTTGCGCCGCACTGCTCAACAGTCAGCCGATGGGTTTTTACGCTCCGGCTCAACTGGTCCGCAATGCTCAGGAGCACGGCGTGGTGGTGCTTCCACAAGATGTAAATCACAGCGATTGGGACTGCACGCTCGAGTCGGGAGCAGTGCGATTGGGGCTCCGCTTGATCTCTGGCTTGTCGCACGCGCAGGGAACGCGCATCAAGGAAGCGCGGCCCTTCTGCTCGGTCGTCGACTTCGCGCACCGCACCGCACTCGGCAAGCCAGTCATCCAGCGGCTGGCAACTGCCGACGCCTTTCAAAGCCTCACGATGAGTCGCCGACAAGCCTTGTGGCAATCGTTGGCGCAGGACCAAAAGCAGATGCCACTGCTCGCGGGGATGGAAGATGACGACGCGCTCCCCGGCACGTTGCCGATGATGAGTGGATTGGAAGAAGTGCTGGCCGATTACCGCACCAAAGGGCTGTCGCTACGGGCTCATCCGCTGTCGTTTTTTCGCGAGCGTTTGGACGAGTTGCAAATCACGCCCTCCAGCCAATTAGCTCACACCCCCGACGGTCAATTCGTGCGCGTCGCCGGCCTGGTGCTGGTGCGTCAACGGCCGAGCACGGCCAAGGGAATCACCTTTGTCACGCTCGAAGACGAAACGGGGGTGGCCAATCTCATCGTGCGAGTCGACATCTGGGAGCAGTACTATCAAGTCGCTCGCACCGCCAAAGCCCTGATCGCCGCCGGGCGTTTGCAGAACCAAAAAGGGGTAATCCATGTGCTGGTCACGAACATGGAGAACCTGACCGGCAGGCTGGGCGGAATGAAATCGCAGTCGCGCGATTTTCATTAA
- a CDS encoding nucleotidyl transferase AbiEii/AbiGii toxin family protein translates to MNSNFRDMLFMLADENADFMIVGAYALAFHGIPRATGDFDLFLRGTPENAERVWRALVKFKAPLNQITKQDLSYPRWGLTFGIEPSRIDLMTDISGVDFDAAWNNRIFTMIEERLFPVMGLVDLLANKRAAGRPKDVYDVMLLENKIKEANRKAD, encoded by the coding sequence ATGAACTCGAACTTCCGCGACATGCTCTTTATGCTCGCCGACGAGAATGCTGACTTCATGATCGTTGGCGCCTATGCGTTGGCGTTCCACGGTATCCCGCGCGCAACCGGCGACTTTGATCTGTTCCTTCGCGGCACTCCTGAAAATGCAGAACGTGTCTGGCGAGCGCTGGTGAAATTCAAAGCACCGCTAAACCAGATCACAAAGCAAGACCTCAGCTATCCCCGATGGGGACTGACCTTCGGCATCGAGCCATCGCGAATCGATCTGATGACTGATATCAGTGGCGTTGATTTCGACGCGGCGTGGAACAATCGGATATTCACGATGATCGAAGAACGGCTTTTTCCAGTGATGGGCCTTGTCGACTTGCTCGCCAACAAGCGGGCAGCAGGGCGCCCCAAAGACGTTTACGACGTCATGCTGTTGGAAAATAAAATCAAAGAGGCTAACCGTAAGGCAGACTGA
- a CDS encoding ImuA family protein produces MRSAQVNLAKAIQAQLPGETTYHVDRLATGSAALDAILAGGIRWGTLVEWLGEDGCGATSLALAVAQQACQDGQSLVVIDPRRRFYPPAAENILSKTIVTWPATDSDQEWTALQALRSPAIGAVLWWPEKLTERTFRRLQLAAESGRSLGLLVRSAAVIGKPSWAELRLLVRSLAAETGRRFQVEVVRYRGASGRSMEVEINSKGLIHDAHSVHSISELAATATAGHASSTQTPRRRRV; encoded by the coding sequence ATGCGGTCGGCTCAAGTAAATCTCGCGAAAGCCATTCAAGCGCAATTGCCGGGGGAGACTACGTATCACGTCGACCGCCTGGCCACGGGCAGCGCTGCTCTGGATGCGATCTTGGCCGGCGGAATTCGCTGGGGCACTTTGGTGGAATGGCTAGGAGAAGACGGCTGCGGCGCCACTTCGCTCGCATTGGCAGTAGCCCAGCAAGCCTGCCAGGACGGCCAGTCGCTCGTGGTGATCGATCCACGGCGGCGATTTTATCCCCCCGCGGCTGAAAACATTCTGTCGAAGACCATCGTGACTTGGCCCGCCACGGATAGCGATCAGGAATGGACGGCGCTGCAAGCTCTTCGCTCGCCTGCCATCGGCGCGGTGTTGTGGTGGCCTGAGAAGCTGACCGAGCGTACGTTTCGGCGATTGCAATTGGCGGCCGAAAGTGGCCGGAGCCTGGGCCTGCTCGTGCGTAGCGCGGCTGTGATCGGCAAGCCATCGTGGGCTGAACTGCGACTCTTGGTGCGATCGTTGGCTGCCGAAACTGGCCGGCGGTTTCAGGTGGAAGTGGTCCGCTATCGCGGCGCGAGCGGTCGGTCGATGGAAGTGGAAATCAACAGCAAGGGCTTAATTCATGACGCGCATTCTGTGCATTCGATTTCCGAATTGGCCGCTACAGCGACTGCTGGCCATGCGTCCTCAACTCAAACGCCGCGCCGTCGTCGTGTATGA
- a CDS encoding replication-associated recombination protein A, whose product MNLFAKAEGENLRQAQPLAARMRPQRLDEFTGQQHFLGEGKLLRRLLKADRLSSVIFYGPPGTGKTTLARLLATASRKKFKQLSAITSGVKELREVLEAARDELTSGGLRTLLFIDEIHRFNKSQQDALLPDVEEGVVTLVGATTSNPFFAVNGALVSRSQVFQFQPLSIEDITGLLKRALADKSRGLGNIPVDIDDDALLFLAETSDGDARRALNALEVGVLSSNDRPVKFTRELAAESVQRKAIQYDATGDEHYDSISALIKSIRGSDPDAGLYWLARMLEAGEDIRFLCRRLVILASEDVGNADPAALPLAVAAMQACEFIGLPEAQLPLAQCVAYLACAPKSNAATVAIGEARTDVREQRILPVPVQLRDKHYYGAERLGHGEGYVYSHDVEGGVAAQDYLGVEREYYRPVDRGFEAELQERLTAIRAKLRGQ is encoded by the coding sequence ATGAATCTCTTCGCAAAAGCAGAAGGCGAAAACCTTCGCCAGGCCCAGCCGCTCGCTGCCCGCATGCGGCCGCAACGACTGGATGAATTTACCGGGCAACAGCATTTTCTCGGCGAGGGAAAACTGCTCCGACGGCTGCTGAAAGCCGATCGGTTGAGCTCCGTCATCTTTTATGGACCGCCTGGCACCGGCAAGACAACGCTCGCCCGTCTACTCGCCACGGCGAGTCGGAAGAAATTCAAGCAACTGAGCGCGATCACCAGCGGCGTTAAAGAACTGCGCGAAGTTCTCGAAGCGGCCCGCGACGAATTGACCAGCGGCGGTCTGCGCACGCTCCTCTTCATCGACGAAATCCACCGCTTCAATAAATCTCAGCAAGACGCGCTGCTGCCGGATGTCGAGGAAGGTGTCGTTACACTCGTCGGCGCGACAACCAGCAATCCATTCTTCGCGGTGAATGGCGCTCTCGTCAGCCGAAGCCAGGTCTTTCAATTTCAGCCGTTGTCGATCGAGGACATTACCGGTTTGTTGAAGCGGGCTTTGGCGGATAAGAGTCGCGGCCTCGGCAATATTCCGGTCGACATCGACGACGACGCGCTGCTGTTTCTCGCCGAGACGAGCGACGGCGATGCCCGCCGCGCGCTGAACGCGCTCGAGGTCGGCGTGCTCTCGAGCAATGATCGGCCGGTGAAGTTCACGCGCGAGCTGGCCGCTGAATCGGTGCAGCGAAAAGCGATTCAATACGATGCGACCGGCGACGAACATTACGATTCGATCAGCGCGCTGATCAAGAGCATCCGCGGTAGCGATCCCGATGCTGGTTTATATTGGCTCGCGCGCATGTTGGAAGCCGGCGAGGACATTCGATTCCTTTGTCGCCGCCTGGTGATTCTCGCCAGCGAAGACGTTGGCAATGCTGATCCCGCCGCGCTGCCGCTGGCCGTCGCGGCGATGCAGGCCTGCGAATTCATCGGCCTGCCGGAAGCTCAGTTGCCCCTTGCGCAATGCGTGGCCTATCTCGCTTGTGCGCCTAAATCCAATGCAGCCACGGTCGCCATTGGCGAAGCCCGCACTGATGTGCGCGAGCAGCGCATCCTGCCGGTCCCCGTCCAGCTTCGCGACAAGCACTACTATGGCGCCGAGCGTCTCGGCCATGGCGAAGGCTACGTCTATTCGCACGACGTTGAAGGTGGTGTTGCAGCGCAGGATTACCTGGGCGTCGAGCGCGAATATTACCGGCCGGTGGATCGCGGCTTTGAAGCCGAGTTGCAAGAACGGCTGACGGCGATCAGAGCGAAGTTGCGCGGCCAGTAA
- a CDS encoding Y-family DNA polymerase produces the protein MRPQLKRRAVVVYEERQGRRVVASNMANIAPGVLVAEISGATLEPYDSYADRVTLEKLAEWCEQFSPIVALEEAERPERLLLDITGLPSFFGGESALAERMGRALARRGLITRFAIADTLGAAWGLTLQDIALNIAAAGDQEAVANLPVAALRLSLPTLQMFRELGLQLVGQLLMLPRESLRARFGQELLDRLSQILGTKRELITPYRAEPELAAERSLEEPLDSLSILETIVAQLVDEVAFALATRHQGALRLECRLVGERGEALLSVGLFEASGDPRHLLELLRMRLEHAVCPGPVSLVRLSVLDSAKLVYRQRELFTSNQDRPRELALLIDRLSGRLGRESVLRARLASDAQPEYAFRYEMLAGGSQRRLPAEQRTLPERPLLLEPRPIPIEVLALARTGPPVQFRFQGEQQRTQRSWGPERIQTGWWRGRYIRRDYYRVESDRGCHYWLFRSAGKWFLHGIFD, from the coding sequence ATGCGTCCTCAACTCAAACGCCGCGCCGTCGTCGTGTATGAGGAACGCCAAGGCCGCCGCGTGGTGGCGTCGAACATGGCCAACATCGCGCCTGGCGTTTTGGTGGCCGAGATCAGCGGCGCAACGCTCGAGCCGTATGACTCCTACGCCGATCGCGTCACGCTCGAAAAACTCGCCGAATGGTGCGAACAGTTCTCACCAATCGTAGCCCTTGAGGAAGCGGAACGACCCGAGCGATTGCTGCTCGATATCACCGGCCTGCCGTCTTTTTTCGGTGGAGAATCGGCGCTAGCAGAACGAATGGGCCGAGCCTTGGCCCGTCGTGGCCTGATCACTCGATTTGCCATTGCTGATACGCTGGGAGCGGCCTGGGGACTAACGCTGCAAGATATCGCTCTCAACATCGCCGCCGCCGGCGATCAAGAAGCCGTGGCCAACTTACCCGTCGCAGCTTTGCGGCTGTCGTTGCCCACGTTGCAGATGTTTCGCGAGCTGGGTTTGCAGCTGGTGGGACAGCTGTTGATGTTGCCGCGCGAAAGTTTGCGCGCACGGTTCGGGCAGGAACTGCTCGATCGACTCTCGCAAATATTGGGAACCAAACGCGAGCTCATCACACCTTATCGGGCCGAGCCGGAGCTTGCCGCCGAACGCTCCTTGGAAGAACCGCTCGACAGCCTGAGCATTCTCGAAACCATCGTGGCCCAACTCGTCGACGAAGTTGCCTTTGCTTTGGCTACTCGTCATCAAGGCGCTTTGCGACTGGAATGCCGGCTGGTTGGCGAACGGGGCGAAGCGCTATTGTCGGTGGGATTATTCGAAGCCAGCGGCGACCCTCGGCACTTGTTGGAGTTATTGCGCATGCGTCTGGAGCACGCCGTTTGTCCGGGGCCCGTCAGCCTAGTTCGTTTGTCGGTGCTCGATTCGGCGAAGCTGGTCTATCGGCAGCGCGAGCTCTTCACCTCCAACCAAGACCGACCGCGAGAGCTCGCCCTATTGATCGATCGGCTGAGTGGCCGATTGGGCCGAGAGTCTGTGCTCCGCGCTCGGTTGGCTTCCGATGCGCAGCCGGAATACGCCTTCCGTTATGAGATGTTAGCCGGCGGTTCGCAGCGTCGTTTGCCTGCCGAACAGCGCACGCTGCCGGAGCGCCCACTGTTGCTCGAACCTCGGCCTATTCCCATCGAAGTTTTAGCCCTGGCACGCACGGGACCACCGGTGCAATTTCGATTTCAAGGTGAGCAACAGCGGACGCAACGGAGCTGGGGGCCGGAGCGGATTCAAACGGGCTGGTGGCGAGGCCGATACATCCGCCGCGATTACTACCGCGTAGAAAGCGACCGCGGGTGTCACTACTGGCTGTTTCGCAGCGCCGGCAAGTGGTTCCTGCATGGGATTTTTGACTGA